A DNA window from Eptesicus fuscus isolate TK198812 chromosome 8, DD_ASM_mEF_20220401, whole genome shotgun sequence contains the following coding sequences:
- the GGACT gene encoding gamma-glutamylaminecyclotransferase isoform X2, whose product MDQRPKCLCPMADVFVYGTLKRGQPNHKVLLDGTNGCATFQGRGHTVEPYPLVIAGEHNIPRLLHLPGRGHHVLGEVYTVDERMLRFLDEFEGCPDMYQRRRVRVAVLEWEGAPQEPPAAERSLQCFVYSTATYPPEWAQLPYLDSYDSQGAHGLRYNPRENR is encoded by the exons atggatcaaagacctaaat GCCTCTGCCCGATGGCCGACGTGTTCGTGTACGGGACCCTGAAGCGAGGCCAGCCCAACCACAAGGTCCTGCTGGACGGCACCAACGGCTGCGCCACCTTCCAGGGCCGGGGCCACACGGTGGAGCCGTACCCGCTGGTGATCGCTGGGGAACACAACATTCCGCGGCTGCTGCACCTGCCGGGGCGCGGCCACCACGTGCTCGGGGAGGTCTACACTGTGGACGAGCGGATGCTGCGCTTCCTAGACGAGTTCGAAGGCTGCCCCGACATGTACCAGCGCAGGCGGGTGCGCGTCGCGGTGCTCGAGTGGGAGGGCGCCCCCCAGGAGCCCCCCGCCGCTGAAAGGAGCCTGCAGTGCTTCGTGTACAGCACGGCCACCTACCCGCCCGAGTGGGCCCAGCTCCCGTACCTCGACAGTTACGACTCGCAGGGGGCGCACGGGCTCCGCTATAATCCACGGGAAAACAGATAA
- the GGACT gene encoding gamma-glutamylaminecyclotransferase isoform X1, whose translation MEQRLGGRETRGLCPMADVFVYGTLKRGQPNHKVLLDGTNGCATFQGRGHTVEPYPLVIAGEHNIPRLLHLPGRGHHVLGEVYTVDERMLRFLDEFEGCPDMYQRRRVRVAVLEWEGAPQEPPAAERSLQCFVYSTATYPPEWAQLPYLDSYDSQGAHGLRYNPRENR comes from the coding sequence GCCTCTGCCCGATGGCCGACGTGTTCGTGTACGGGACCCTGAAGCGAGGCCAGCCCAACCACAAGGTCCTGCTGGACGGCACCAACGGCTGCGCCACCTTCCAGGGCCGGGGCCACACGGTGGAGCCGTACCCGCTGGTGATCGCTGGGGAACACAACATTCCGCGGCTGCTGCACCTGCCGGGGCGCGGCCACCACGTGCTCGGGGAGGTCTACACTGTGGACGAGCGGATGCTGCGCTTCCTAGACGAGTTCGAAGGCTGCCCCGACATGTACCAGCGCAGGCGGGTGCGCGTCGCGGTGCTCGAGTGGGAGGGCGCCCCCCAGGAGCCCCCCGCCGCTGAAAGGAGCCTGCAGTGCTTCGTGTACAGCACGGCCACCTACCCGCCCGAGTGGGCCCAGCTCCCGTACCTCGACAGTTACGACTCGCAGGGGGCGCACGGGCTCCGCTATAATCCACGGGAAAACAGATAA